From Halichoerus grypus chromosome 6, mHalGry1.hap1.1, whole genome shotgun sequence, one genomic window encodes:
- the ACKR5 gene encoding G-protein coupled receptor 182 produces MSVEDNMGPAPTQGFTTAPASDFGEIHNWNELLHFFNHTLPECHMELREDTKQVVLFVLYLAIFVLGLVENVLVICVNWRCLGRAGLLNLYILNMAIADLGIVLSLPVWMLEVMLDYTWLWGSFSCRFTHYFYFANMYSSIFFLVCLSIDRYISLTNTSPSWQGQQHRLRRAVCAGVWVLSAIIPLPEVLHIRLVESSEPMCLFMAPFETYSTWALAVALSTTVLGFLLPFPLMVVFNVLTACRLRQAGWPEGRRHCILVCAYVVVFAVCWLPYHVTLLLLTLHGTHVSLHCYLVHLLYFFYDVIDCFAMLHCVVNPLLYNFLSPRFRDQLLSAVVHYLPKARARADRRASSSSSSSTQHSIIITKEGTLPAAAGPQNHQA; encoded by the coding sequence ATGTCAGTCGAGGACAACATGGGGCCTGCCCCCACACAGGGCTTCACCACGGCACCTGCCAGCGACTTCGGAGAGATCCACAACTGGAACGAACTGCTCCACTTCTTCAACCACACTTTGCCCGAGTGCCACATGGAGCTCAGAGAGGACACCAAGCAGGTGGTCCTCTTTGTCCTCTACCTGGCCATCTTTGTGCTGGGGCTGGTGGAGAACGTCCTGGTGATCTGCGTCAACTGGCGCTGCTTGGGCCGGGCGGGGCTGCTAAACCTCTACATCCTCAACATGGCCATAGCAGACCTGGGCATCGTCCTGTCTCTGCCCGTGTGGATGCTGGAGGTCATGCTGGACTACACCTGGCTCTGGGGCAGCTTCTCCTGCCGCTTCACGCACTACTTCTACTTTGCCAACATGTACAGCAGCATCTTCTTCCTGGTGTGCCTCAGCATCGACCGCTACATCAGCCTCACCAACACGTCGCCCTCCTGGCAGGGCCAGCAGCACCGACTGCGGCGGGCCGTGTGTGCGGGAGTCTGGGTCCTCTCGGCCATCATCCCGCTGCCCGAGGTGCTGCACATCCGGCTGGTGGAGAGCTCCGAGCCCATGTGCCTCTTCATGGCGCCCTTTGAAACCTACAGCACGTGGGCCCTGGCGGTGGCCCTGTCCACCACCGTCCTGGGCTTCCTGCTGCCCTTCCCGCTCATGGTGGTCTTCAACGTGCTGACGGCCTGCCGCCTCCGGCAGGCAGGATGGCCCGAGGGCCGGCGCCACTGCATTCTGGTGTGCGCCTACGTCGTCGTCTTCGCCGTCTGCTGGCTGCCCTACCACGTGACCCTGCTCCTGCTCACACTGCACGGCACCCACGTCTCCCTCCACTGCTACCTGGTCCACCTGCTCTACTTCTTCTACGACGTCATCGACTGCTTTGCCATGCTCCACTGTGTCGTCAACCCTCTCCTTTACAACTTTCTCAGCCCGAGATTCCGGGACCAGCTGCTGAGTGCTGTGGTCCATTACCTTCCCAAGGCCCGGGCCAGGGCGGACAGACGTGCTTCCTCGTCTTCGTCCTCCTCCACTCAGCattccatcatcatcaccaaggAGGGCACCCTGCCCGCTGCAGCAGGCCCCCAGAACCACCAAGCCTGA
- the RDH16 gene encoding retinol dehydrogenase 16 — MWLSVVALVGLYYLLRWYWERQVVSHLQDKYVFITGCDSGFGNLLARQLDLRGLRVLAACLTEEGAQQLRGQTSDRLETVILDVTKTESISAAAQWVKERVGDRGLWGLVNNAGISVPTAPNEWLTRRDFMKILDVNLLGLVEVTLSLLSLVRKARGRVVNVSSIMGRLSLFGGGYCISKYGVEAFSDSLRRELSYFGVKVAMIEPGYFNTDVTNPEKISRTTLEAWDRLSPEVKELYGEKFLASVKKSIEKLKSACCNNLYLVTNCMEHALTACHPRTRYSPGWDAKLFYIPMSYMPTLLVDAMIYWSSPRPDKAL; from the exons ATGTGGCTGTCCGTGGTGGCCCTCGTGGGCCTCTACTACCTCCTGCGCTGGTACTGGGAGAGGCAGGTGGTGAGCCACCTCCAGGACAAGTACGTCTTCATCACGGGCTGCGACTCGGGCTTCGGGAACCTGCTGGCCAGGCAGCTGGACCTGCGAGGCTTGAGGGTCCTGGCCGCGTGTCTGACGGAGGAGGGGGCCCAGCAGCTGAGAGGCCAGACGTCAGACAGGCTGGAGACGGTGATCCTGGACGTCACCAAGACAGAGAGCATCTCTGCGGCCGCCCAGTGGGTGAAGGAGCGTGTGGGGGACAGAG GACTCTGGGGCCTGGTGAATAATGCTGGCATCTCTGTGCCCACGGCACCCAATGAGTGGCTGACCAGGCGTGACTTCATGAAGATACTTGACGTGAACCTGTTGGGGTTGGTGGAGGTGACGCTGAGCCTGCTGTCCCTAGTGAGGAAGGCGAGGGGCCGCGTGGTCAATGTCTCCAGCATCATGGGCCGGCTGTCCCTTTTTGGTGGGGGCTACTGCATCTCCAAGTATGGCGTCGAGGCCTTCTCGGACTCCCTCAG GAGGGAGCTCTCCTACTTTGGAGTGAAGGTAGCTATGATCGAGCCTGGTTACTTCAACACTGATGTCACCAACCCTGAGAAGATTTCTAGGACTACCCTAGAGGCATGGGACCGGCTCAGCCCGGAGGTGAAGGAGCTCTATGGGGAGAAGTTCCTGGCATCTG TCAAGAAATCAATTGAAAAGCTGAAGTCAGCATGTTGCAACAATCTGTACTTGGTGACGAACTGCATGGAACATGCCCTGACAGCCTGCCACCCCCGCACCCGATACTCCCCAGGCTGGGATGCTAAGCTCTTCTACATCCCCATGAGCTACATGCCCACTTTGCTGGTGGACGCCATGATCTACTGGAGTTCTCCGAGACCCGATAAGGCTCTGTAA
- the SDR9C7 gene encoding short-chain dehydrogenase/reductase family 9C member 7 — protein sequence MAAITDLSFMYRWFKNCNLVRNLSDKYVFITGCDSGFGNLLARQLVDRGMRVLAACFTEEGAQKLRQDTSYRLQTTLLDVTKTESIQAATQWVRDQVGEQGLWALVNNAGVGLPSGPNEWLTKEDFVKVINVNLVGLIEVTLHMLPLVKKARGRVVNMSSSGGRVAVIGGGYCVSKFGVEAFSDSIRRELHYFGVKVSIIEPGNYRTSILGKEGMVSRMRKLWERLPQETRDSYGEEYFRNYTDKLKNMMQLAEPRISEVTNSMEHAIVSRSPRIRYNPGLDAKLLYIPLAKLPTPVTDFILSRYLPKPADSV from the exons ATGGCGGCTATCACCGATCTCTCCTTTATGTATCGCTGGTTCAAGAACTGCAATCTGGTCCGCAACCTCTCAGACAAGTACGTCTTCATCACGGGCTGTGACTCGGGCTTCGGGAACCTGCTGGCCAGGCAACTGGTTGATCGGGGCATGCGGGTGTTGGCTGCTTGCTTCACTGAGGAGGGGGCCCAGAAGCTTCGGCAGGATACCTCTTATCGGCTGCAGACCACCCTGTTGGATGTCACCAAGACCGAGAGCATACAGGCAGCGACCCAGTGGGTGAGGGACCAAGTGGGCGAGCAAG GCCTCTGGGCCCTGGTGAACAATGCTGGTGTAGGCCTGCCCAGTGGACCCAATGAATGGCTGACGAAGGAGGACTTCGTGAAGGTGATCAATGTGAACCTGGTGGGACTGATTGAAGTGACCCTCCATATGCTGCCCCTGGTCAAAAAAGCTCGGGGCAGGGTCGTCAACATGTCCAGCTCTGGTGGTCGTGTGGCTGTCATTGGTGGTGGCTACTGCGTCTCCAAGTTTGGTGTCGAGGCCTTCTCTGACAGCATCAG gCGTGAGCTCCACTATTTTGGGGTGAAAGTCAGCATCATTGAGCCGGGGAACTATCGAACATCCATCCTGGGCAAGGAGGGCATGGTGTCCCGCATGCGAAAGCTGTGGGAGCGGCTGCCTCAGGAGACCCGGGATAGCTATGGGGAGGAGTACTTCCGCAACT ATACTGACAAGTTAAAAAACATGATGCAGTTGGCAGAGCCAAGGATCAGTGAGGTCACCAACAGCATGGAGCATGCCATTGTTTCCCGGAGCCCCCGAATCCGTTATAACCCTGGCCTGGATGCCAAACTCCTCTACATTCCATTGGCTAAGTTGCCCACCCCTGTGACGGATTTCATCCTGAGCCGGTACCTTCCAAAGCCAGCAGACAGTGTCTGA